One part of the Trichoplusia ni isolate ovarian cell line Hi5 chromosome 2, tn1, whole genome shotgun sequence genome encodes these proteins:
- the LOC113501334 gene encoding uncharacterized protein LOC113501334 yields the protein MSQQIAGFKESMDFYNAKFESYKLCLEEKEEIIKKLQVENQHLLTTNIEHGTRLTQVEQSLRENNLEINGVPEFKNENVITTLLQLAKTVGEPLEDSDILHATRVAKLNQETSRPRPMVVKLRTPRHRDNIIAAVVRFNKKNSNEKLNSQHLGISGDRKPVYVAEHLCLANKQLHAATRKLAKELNYKFVWVRNGRVFVRKDESHSAILIRSLDGLSLLKNEKTTNNNNKVA from the coding sequence ATGTCACAGCAAATAGCCGGGTTCAAGGAGTCTATGGATTTCTATAACGCAAAATTTGAATCCTATAAATTATGTTTGGAGGAAAAGGAGGAGATTATTAAAAAGCTACAAGTTGAAAATCAACACCTATTGACGACCAATATTGAACACGGAACAAGGCTGACACAAGTAGAACAAAGCCTACGtgaaaataatttggaaataaATGGGGTCCCCGAGTTCAagaatgaaaatgttattactaCATTATTGCAATTAGCAAAAACGGTAGGGGAGCCACTAGAAGATAGCGACATCCTCCACGCAACAAGAGTGGCAAAGTTAAACCAGGAGACCAGCAGACCTCGTCCAATGGTAGTTAAACTTCGCACGCCTCGTCACCGCGACAACATTATAGCTGCAGTAGTCCGATTCAACAAAAAGAACTCAAATGAAAAGCTAAACTCTCAACACCTGGGTATTAGTGGCGACCGCAAGCCGGTATATGTAGCAGAGCATCTGTGTCTAGCAAATAAACAGTTACATGCCGCGACTAGAAAACTCGCCAAAGAGTTAAACTACAAGTTTGTATGGGTTCGTAACGGGCGAGTGTTTGTTCGCAAGGACGAATCACACTCCGCAATATTAATTCGTAGTTTGGACGGCCTATCTTTGcttaaaaatgaaaagacaactaataataataataaagtagctTAG